The DNA segment TTGCTGGAATGGAACAGCGGATATACGCTGCTGTCCGCATCGAAGGAGGAGTTGGACCAGCCTAAGATATACATGTCATGGTCTCCTGCGTTGAGGGAGTCAAGGAAAGCGCCCCACTCATACATGGAAATGTCAACGGTAATGCCAACCTCGGCAAGCTGCGCCTGCACAAGCTGTGCGGAACGGTTTCTCACGTCGCCGGATACGAAAAGCTGGCAGGTGAAGCCGTCAGCATAGCCGGCCTCAGCAAGGAGCTGCTTTGCCATTTCCGGATCGTAGTCATATCCTGTCACTTCCTCGGACCAGCCGGGGATCGTGGAGTTGATGACGCTGTTTGCAACCTGGCCGCGGCCCTCTAAGATCGTATCCACGAATACCTGCGGGTCGATGGCGTAGTTGATCGCCTGACGGACTTTCACATCCTGGAACGGGCCCTTTGTCGTGTTCATGCCCAGGTACTCAATGGAAGAGGAAAGCTGGGTCAGAACGGATACGTCAGGATTGGACTCCAGGTTGATGGCGTCGATGGCATCGAGCGACCATACGAGGTCGATTTCGCCGGTCTCAAGGGCGATGGCTCTCGCGCTGCCCTCCGGGATCACGCGGCAGGTAATGGATGTTGCAATCGGCATATCGCCCCAGTAATTTTCATTTCTCACAAGCGTATAGTGGTCGTTGGGAACCCACTCGGTTAAGTCGAACGGACCGGAGCCTAAGATATTCTCCACATCGCCGTAGGCATCGCCTGCTGCCGTTACGGCTGCTTCCGATACGATGCTTAAGTTGGAGTTGCAGACGATGGCCGGGAAGGACGCATACGGCTCGGAGAGCTTGATCGTCACCTGGTGGTCGTTGTCAACTACAACCTCGGAAACCTTGGAGGTGTTGCTTAAGGTCTTCGGCATGGTTTTTGCACGGTCAAACGTAAACTTTACATCCTGTGCCGTCACAGGCGTTCCGTCTGCGAAAACTGCGTCTTCTCTCAGATGGAACACATAGTCCTGGGTTCCGGAAAGCTCATAGCTTTCAGCCAGGTCGCCGACGATATTTCCGTCGTCGTCGATGTCAAGCAGCGTGCTGTACACATGCTTTAACAGGATGGAGGAGGTGGTATCCTGCTGCCCTGCCGGGTCCAGAGAAACCACGTCCGACTTGATTCCGAAGATAATATCGGTCTTTCCGATATTTCCGCTGCCTTCCGAAGAAGATGCCCCCCCGTCTGCTGCTTCTGCGGCCGATCCGCCGGCAGATGCGGCTGTCGTCTCGCTGCCGGAATCGCCTCCGCATGCGGAAAGCATCATAGATGCTGCAAGCACGGCTGCAAGAACTTTTGCCATTCCTCTTTTTCTCATAAAATTTGCCCTCCTTTATTTTACCCGTCCCCCGGTATAGGCTGGAGCCATTGTCCCCTCTCCTGCCCTTTCCGACCGGGCGCCCTCCTGGTACCACGCAGGCTGGCCGGTACAGGTCTTGCATTCATAAGGATATCAGCTTTGCACAATTTTGTCAATATTTTTCGCAATCTTAGCGCTTTTCTTATGGATTTTGCCAAGTTTTTCACAAATACGCGTAGTGTGTTTACTATACACGCCGGGAAAAGCGCAAAATTGCCGGGATTCCGTCACTTTTTTCTGTACGAATTATACAAAGCCCGTTCCCGTCTCCATCAGTCCTTCATAACTGCCGGCGTCCCAATGGCTTCCCGGACTTCGGAGAGCCGTCCGCGCATGCGGTTGGTCTATTCCATGTTCTCTGCCGCCGTAAAATATGCCAGCAGATTGCAGATGCTCATGAAGCCCAGCACCGAGTTGTAAAAAAACATGTCATGGTTGTTGCAGGTGAGGACGATGGTTGCAGATGCGGCCGGCGGCGCCTCTGTCTTATCGGTGACGACAATCTGGGGGACGCGGTTCTTTTCCAGGAATTTTGTGGTGTTGACGAGGTGCTTGGCGTAGCCGGGAACGGAAAAGAGGATCACGGCGTCCTCCGGGCCGATGTGGCACATGTAGTCGTTGTAGATGGCCCTGCTGACGTTTCCGAGATCTACGGCTTTGACTCCGATGGTTAAAAGGCGCCTTGTTAAATAGGAAGAAATGCCCGTCGTCAGCTCGTGGCCGACTACATAAACCATGTTTGCGCCGCGGATGATGGAAACGGCCTCCTGGACGCGGTTTAAGGGAAAGGACGAATACGTTTTTTTCAGGACGTTTATTTCATTTTCCACGAACTCATGGAACAGCTTTTCCCTGTCCTCGGTCTCGTCCGCCTGCTTTCCGATCCAGTCGGTGATCCGCCCCAGGGTGTCTCCGCCGCTTAAGCGCACCTGGAGATGTTCCCGGAGCTGGCGTTTTAACTCCACGAAGCTGGAAAGCCCGATCCTTTTTGCGAACCGCAGGATCGTCACCTCCGTGACGCCGAGGGCCTCTGACATCTCCTTCAGGGAATAGAAGCAGACCTCGTCGGGGTATTTGAAAATATAGTCGGCAATGCGTTTCTGAGCCGGGCTCAGGGTCTCATACCGTTCTGTAACTGCCTCCAGAATGTCCATCTTTTACTCCTTTATCGCTGTAATGTCTAATAAAATTTATTATAAGGGAGTCCGCGCGGAAAGTTCAAGCTTTTTTTGCGTTTTTTTCATATTTTCCTCCTTTTTTGATGGTTTTTCGTCTGTTTTCGTAAAAATAAGACGCTGCGCGCGGCATGCGCCCAGGCCGGAGGCTTTCATGCAATGGGGA comes from the Eubacteriaceae bacterium Marseille-Q4139 genome and includes:
- a CDS encoding ABC transporter substrate-binding protein, which encodes MRKRGMAKVLAAVLAASMMLSACGGDSGSETTAASAGGSAAEAADGGASSSEGSGNIGKTDIIFGIKSDVVSLDPAGQQDTTSSILLKHVYSTLLDIDDDGNIVGDLAESYELSGTQDYVFHLREDAVFADGTPVTAQDVKFTFDRAKTMPKTLSNTSKVSEVVVDNDHQVTIKLSEPYASFPAIVCNSNLSIVSEAAVTAAGDAYGDVENILGSGPFDLTEWVPNDHYTLVRNENYWGDMPIATSITCRVIPEGSARAIALETGEIDLVWSLDAIDAINLESNPDVSVLTQLSSSIEYLGMNTTKGPFQDVKVRQAINYAIDPQVFVDTILEGRGQVANSVINSTIPGWSEEVTGYDYDPEMAKQLLAEAGYADGFTCQLFVSGDVRNRSAQLVQAQLAEVGITVDISMYEWGAFLDSLNAGDHDMYILGWSNSSFDADSSVYPLFHSSNHGATGNRAFLTDAELDEMIIAAAQETDEAARMDLYKQIQERCKELAPWVPLYYQDNLVGTRADLKGFKLHKGAQHYLGNCHYEN
- a CDS encoding MurR/RpiR family transcriptional regulator; this translates as MDILEAVTERYETLSPAQKRIADYIFKYPDEVCFYSLKEMSEALGVTEVTILRFAKRIGLSSFVELKRQLREHLQVRLSGGDTLGRITDWIGKQADETEDREKLFHEFVENEINVLKKTYSSFPLNRVQEAVSIIRGANMVYVVGHELTTGISSYLTRRLLTIGVKAVDLGNVSRAIYNDYMCHIGPEDAVILFSVPGYAKHLVNTTKFLEKNRVPQIVVTDKTEAPPAASATIVLTCNNHDMFFYNSVLGFMSICNLLAYFTAAENME